A genomic region of candidate division WOR-3 bacterium contains the following coding sequences:
- a CDS encoding capsid cement protein — MPRHIAEDTNTSNNTGNIVLASLGNNAGIDIELTNNTGTTLNGGECVIIDANYSCKFATSLVETKRRAGIVVQGGDNGSIVRVRILGIADAISGGIINFGDLVRSTADNTGRIVSDNTPTNNCIGIALTSTTGANQIVKILVAGRG, encoded by the coding sequence ATGCCAAGACATATTGCTGAAGATACAAATACATCAAACAATACAGGAAATATAGTTTTAGCTAGTTTAGGAAATAATGCTGGAATAGATATAGAGCTAACAAATAATACAGGAACAACATTAAATGGTGGAGAATGTGTGATTATAGATGCTAATTATAGCTGTAAATTTGCTACATCATTAGTTGAAACAAAAAGAAGAGCTGGTATTGTTGTTCAAGGTGGTGATAATGGTTCAATAGTAAGAGTAAGAATATTAGGAATTGCTGATGCTATTAGTGGAGGTATTATAAATTTTGGTGATCTTGTAAGGAGCACAGCAGATAATACTGGTAGGATTGTATCTGATAATACTCCAACAAATAATTGTATAGGTATTGCCTTAACATCCACAACAGGAGCTAATCAAATAGTTAAAATTTTAGTTGCTGGAAGAGGTTAA